The following proteins are encoded in a genomic region of Nakaseomyces glabratus chromosome J, complete sequence:
- the CLB4 gene encoding B-type cyclin CLB4 (CAGL0J08822g~Ortholog(s) have cyclin-dependent protein serine/threonine kinase regulator activity) has protein sequence MNNTEDMFRDVENASQNMASTVNTSRMDQRQRRALTDLTSQKVNRIHTSKTIKDIPAYLSNYTADGENKNIDQAFNHSNDQDIGLVNQINSGYANVENEPGKETDHIFIDQDDLSDLDIVQEDSLREQLEEFEHDFENFVEPLSPIFNDEIQDTLDRAFKEYYRATPDMEDDDTFDAVMVTEYGSDIFRYMRKLELKYRPNPYYMAGQPELKWEYRKTVIDWIVQVHERFQLLPETLYLTINIIDRFLSRKNITLNRFQLVSATALLIASKYEEINCPTIKDIVYMVDNTYSRDDIIEAEKYMIDALDFEVSWPGPMSFLRRISKADDYEYRTRNLAKYLLETTLMESSLISALPSWLAAGAYFLSRIILGYEEWTLKHVYYSGYTHEQLYPLATLILDNCQNYEESHQAIWTKYSQPQYHQVSILVTKFLGRVSSDDMSEIY, from the coding sequence ATGAATAATACTGAAGATATGTTTAGGGACGTTGAAAATGCAAGCCAAAATATGGCTTCAACAGTGAACACTTCAAGAATGGACCAAAGACAAAGAAGGGCTTTGACTGATTTGACATCACAAAAAGTGAACAGAATTCATActtcaaaaacaattaagGATATTCCAGcatatttatcaaattaCACTGCCGATGGAGAGAATAAAAACATTGACCAAGCTTTTAATCATAGTAATGACCAAGATATCGGTTTAGTAAATCAAATCAACTCAGGATATGCCAATGTTGAAAACGAACCaggaaaagaaactgatCACATATTTATAGATCAGGATGATCTGTCAGATTTAGATATTGTACAAGAGGACTCCTTGAGGGAGCAACTAGAAGAATTTGAACACGACTTTGAGAATTTTGTGGAGCCACTCTCACCAATATTTAATGATGAAATACAAGATACTCTTGATAGAGCATTTAAAGAATACTATAGAGCAACTCCAGATATGGAGGATGATGATACATTTGATGCTGTTATGGTAACGGAGTATGGTAGTGATATTTTTCGTTACATGAGAAAGCTTGAATTAAAATATAGACCAAATCCGTACTACATGGCAGGCCAACCGGAATTGAAATGGGAATATAGAAAGACTGTGATTGACTGGATTGTGCAGGTTCACGAGAGGTTCCAATTACTTCCTGAAACACTATATCTAACTATTAACATCATCGACAGATTtttatcaagaaagaatattacACTTAACAGATTCCAACTAGTTAGTGCTACTGCATTACTGATAGCATCCAAATACGAGGAAATCAATTGCCCTACTATAAAGGATATAGTCTATATGGTAGACAATACTTATTCCAGGGATGACATCAtagaagctgaaaaatatatgatTGATGCACTAGACTTCGAAGTTAGCTGGCCAGGTCCTATGTCGTTCTTGCGGAGAATAAGTAAAGCAGATGATTATGAATACCGAACTAGAAATCTAGCTAAGTATTTGCTAGAAACCACACTAATGGAATCCTCTTTAATCAGTGCACTACCAAGCTGGCTTGCAGCTGGTGCCTACTTTTTAAGTAGAATAATATTAGGTTACGAAGAGTGGACCCTTAAACATGTCTACTATTCGGGCTATACTCACGAACAGCTTTATCCTCTGGCTACACTTATCTTAGACAACTGCCAGAATTATGAAGAAAGCCACCAAGCAATTTGGACGAAGTATAGTCAACCACAATATCATCAAGTTTCAATACTGGTTACGAAGTTCTTAGGTAGAGTTTCTTCAGACGATATGTCAGAAATTTATTAA
- the NOP14 gene encoding snoRNA-binding rRNA-processing protein NOP14 (CAGL0J08844g~Ortholog(s) have nucleolus localization): MAGSQLKELKATLKAHGLTGQTNVKKSKKGKREAKKYDHEEKARTIAKIRDRFNPFEVKTTKNKRKGGDPGLLNSDRVAVGKPGISKQIGEEARRRAFEAKKLMKKRKGGVIDKRFGERDKTLTEEEKMLERFTRERQAGSQRKKNLFNLEDDDEDGPIELDMFGNKLTHLGESLSLADDLNVQAEDTEDLEEGQPQRKKTKLEVMKEIIAKSKFHKQERQAAQRKLEDNIDELDEDFDDVMAELMTTQTLKQDDIEVPAEEKDYDIKVKELNLEKRAAPADRTKTEEELQKEAEERRQKLEEQRLNRMQGMLEDEEGEERGVEDLDDGFWGSDSEVEEGENIANSDEDIEVESSSEEAISYKSKKLVAISCPQTHPEFLNDLKGLSLLEQPIHVKAIIKAYQPKLAEGNKVKLANFSKVLLKHMIYLANQRYDKDLIKFDKTQNEFLIILKRLSEKYNQAISEVSREYILDIQERFKKQNFHALNNGDILFFIIVGVLFSTSDQYHLVVTPAQIILCEFLEQIRFKSLKRIAVGSVLLRIILQYQRLSKRYIPETVYFLQKALLSLVVNPDDIESDMTLPIRLDTFDCGLKLKEPSLPDDAVVHLHELFTKSTTNEEDLKINVLSNLFEDLEKLIGSHWNNEAAFPEICEIFEPILSVYKVRYPSITTVESIEEKIKRMKKLNKHYPLALQAHRPTAIPSYAPKFEENFNPAKKSYDTDVARNEVNKMKAQLKKERKFVMKELRKDTKFEARQRIDEKKKEAEAYHSKMSNIINTINTEEGAEKNKYEREKRLRAGKK, encoded by the coding sequence ATGGCCGGTTCTCAATTAAAAGAGCTGAAAGCCACTTTAAAGGCACATGGCTTAACGGGCCAAACCAATGTTAAAAAGTCCAAGAAAGGTAAAAGAGAGGCAAAGAAGTATGATCATGAGGAAAAGGCAAGGACTATTGCCAAGATTCGTGACAGATTCAACCCATTTGAAGTAAAGACAACAAAGAATAAGCGTAAAGGTGGTGATCCAGGCTTACTAAACTCCGATAGAGTAGCTGTAGGTAAGCCTGGTATATCAAAGCAGATCGGTGAAGAAGCCAGACGTAGGGCGTTTGAAGccaaaaaattgatgaagaaaagaaaaggtgGTGTGATTGATAAAAGATTTGGTGAGAGAGATAAGACACTTACCGAGGAGGAAAAGATGCTGGAACGTTTCACAAGAGAAAGACAAGCTGGTTCTCAACGGAAGAAAAATCTATTTAATctagaagatgatgatgaagatggaCCTATTGAGTTAGATATGTTTGGTAATAAACTAACTCATCTCGGTGAATCATTGTCGTTAGCGGATGATCTTAATGTGCAAGCAGAAGATACGGAAGATTTAGAAGAAGGACAACCTCAAAGGAAGAAGACAAAACTAGAAGTCATGAAAGAAATTATAGCAAAATCGAAATTCCATAAGCAGGAAAGGCAAGCCGCTCAAAGAAAGTTGGAAGACAATATCGATGAACTGGATGAAGATTTCGATGATGTTATGGCAGAGTTAATGACTACTCAAACTCTCAAGCAGGATGACATTGAAGTCCCAgcagaagagaaagattATGATATTAAGGTTAAGGAATTGAATCTTGAAAAAAGAGCGGCCCCGGCTGACAGAACAAagactgaagaagaattacaaaaagAAGCTGAGGAGAGGAGACAGAAGCTTGAGGAACAGAGATTGAACCGTATGCAAGGTATGTTGGAAGATGAAGAGGGTGAAGAAAGAGGTGTAGAAGACCTGGATGATGGCTTTTGGGGTAGTGACAGTGAGGTAGAAGAGGGTGAAAATATAGCGAActctgatgaagatataGAAGTTGAAAGTAGCAGCGAAGAAGCTATATCATACAAATCGAAGAAATTGGTTGCAATTTCATGTCCTCAAACACACCCAGAATTCTTAAACGATTTAAAAGGGCTATCACTACTTGAACAGCCAATTCATGTAAAGGCTATTATTAAAGCATATCAGCCCAAGCTTGCTGAAGGTAATAAGGTTAAACTGGCAAATTTTTCCAAAGTTCTACTTAAGCATATGATATATCTCGCCAATCAGAGGTATGATAAAGACTTGATCAAATTTGACAAGACCCAAaatgaatttttaattatctTGAAGCGATTATCGgaaaaatataatcaagCTATCTCTGAAGTTAGTAGGGAATACATTCTTGACATTCAGGAAAGGTTCAAAAAGCAGAATTTTCATGCATTGAATAATGGAGacattctttttttcataatTGTCGGTGTCTTATTTTCCACATCTGATCAATACCATTTGGTCGTAACTCCTGCACAGATAATATTATGTGAATTTTTAGAGCAAATCAGATTTAAATCTCTGAAAAGAATTGCTGTCGGTTCTGTGTTATTAAGAATCATTCTTCAGTATCAAAGGCTATCGAAAAGGTATATTCCTGAAACTGTTTATTTCTTGCAAAAAGCGTTGCTTTCTCTAGTTGTAAATCcagatgatattgaaagtGACATGACACTACCTATCAGGTTAGATACGTTTGACTGCGGACTAAAGTTAAAAGAGCCATCTCTTCCTGATGACGCAGTAGTTCATTTGCATGAGCTATTTACAAAATCTACAACAAATGAGGAAGACTTGAAAATAAATGTATTAAGTAACTTATTTGAGGACTTAGAGAAGCTGATAGGAAGTCACTGGAATAATGAAGCGGCATTCCCTGAAATTTGTGAAATTTTTGAACCAATACTGTCTGTATACAAAGTTAGATATCCATCTATTACAACTGTTGAGTCTATTGAAGAGAAGATAAAGAGAATGAAGAAGCTCAATAAACATTATCCTCTTGCTTTACAAGCACACAGACCAACAGCCATTCCATCATACGCGCCAAAGTTTGAAGAGAACTTCAATCCTGCAAAGAAGTCATATGATACTGACGTTGCTAGAAATGAGGTGAATAAGATGAAGgctcaattgaaaaaggaaCGTAAATTCGTAATGAAGGAATTGCGTAAGGACACTAAATTCGAGGCTAGACAAAGAATTGAcgagaagaagaaggaagcAGAAGCATATCATTCTAAGATGTCTAATATTATCAACACAATTAATACAGAAGAGGGTGCAGAGAAGAATAAATACGAGAGAGAGAAGAGGTTACGTGCCGGGAAAAAATAA
- the ATG38 gene encoding Atg38p (CAGL0J08866g~Ortholog(s) have structural molecule activity, role in macroautophagy and phosphatidylinositol 3-kinase complex, class III, type I, pre-autophagosomal structure, vacuolar membrane localization) — protein sequence MSDLNTVYEHIRRAEQKCRSGDLSDALDLYVSALEGLDLKSPNFDLQGLDDTIIEAVKLLRDDIQLRIKELQICVIESSKDEKDSKNNKASMALVQSSAGNNNNLAASKYWDSTRNITDITSSTFIDPYTSSMLSKLQNSMVDLIKEAKNQKTDVNDLVSTALFQIDQFKKEMLIYEQRRTREYQIKVEHLNKDVKKLSSQNSKLKERWDSLVESARQRKNRQQGL from the coding sequence ATGAGTGACTTAAACACAGTTTATGAGCACATAAGGCGTGCTGAGCAGAAATGTCGAAGTGGTGACTTAAGTGATGCATTGGATTTGTATGTAAGCGCATTGGAAGGCCTCGATTTAAAATCTCCGAATTTTGATTTACAAGGATTGGATGATACTATTATTGAAGCGGTAAAGCTGCTAAGAGATGATATTCAATTACGGATAAAGGAATTACAAATTTGTGTAATTGAGTCATCAAAAGATGAGAAGGATAGCAAAAATAACAAAGCGTCAATGGCTCTAGTTCAATCTTCTGCAGGTAATAACAATAACCTAGCAGCATCAAAATATTGGGACAGCACTAGAAATATCACTGACATAACATCTAGTACATTCATTGATCCTTATACCAGTTCTATGTTAAGTAAACTACAAAATTCTATGGTGGATTTAATCAAAGAGGCTAAGAATCAAAAGACAGACGTAAATGATCTGGTTTCAACTGCTCTATTCCAAATTGACCAATTTAAAAAGGAAATGCTTATCTATGAACAGCGTAGAACAAGAGAATACCAAATAAAAGTTGAACACCTAAATAAGGATGTTAAGAAACTCTCTTCGCAGAAttcaaaattgaaggaAAGATGGGACAGTTTAGTTGAAAGTGCTAGGCAACGGAAAAACCGCCAACAAGGACTGTAA
- the TUB4 gene encoding gamma-tubulin (CAGL0J08888g~Ortholog(s) have role in microtubule nucleation, mitotic cytokinesis, site selection, mitotic spindle midzone assembly) has product MTGEIITIQVGQCGNHVGKYFWNQLLKEHGIDKDGYSKYNDDLTHIREDDTNPFFKQITNNRYVPRAIMIDLEPAAVTDVQSSFNDLFNPRNTWVSSEGLGAGNSWSTGYDRGVQNQDRIMDIIDRELDSTDNFEGFQLLHSVAGGTGSGLGSSLLEALTDRYSKSFITTYSVFPSKQSEVVVGPYNTVLTLRRLCEDADASIIFDNNALLNLTARTFRDPNTSYEHTNQLISSALSSITNSLRFPSYMYNSMASIFSTLIPTPELHFLTPNFTPFTPDYIIGGQRYKKNTAYDVLLDLLDPFNSLVTQRSDMVTHFNVFSTVIGEVDQNHILRALPKMQQRLNMPSWSTSALNVNIGRRSPYLPPLESRENSVSGLMLSNTSAITSVFERSASAFDKLFYKGAFLNQFESGQLFQNGLDEFVESREVITRMMEEYSNAEQDTYLDDILNEDDIMIGGFDNEGDS; this is encoded by the coding sequence ATGACTGGAGAGATTATAACTATCCAAGTGGGTCAATGTGGTAATCATGTTGGCAAATACTTTTGGAACCAATTATTAAAGGAGCACGGTATAGACAAAGATGGCTACAGTAAATATAATGACGATCTAACACATATTCGTGAAGATGATACGAATCCATTCTTCAAGCAAATAACAAATAACAGATATGTCCCAAGGGCAATTATGATAGATCTTGAGCCAGCTGCAGTAACCGATGTACAAAGCTCATTCAATGACCTTTTTAACCCCAGAAACACTTGGGTATCTTCTGAAGGTTTAGGTGCAGGTAATTCTTGGTCAACTGGTTATGACCGTGGAGTACAGAATCAGGATAGAATTATGGATATAATAGATCGTGAATTGGATTCTACAGACAATTTCGAAGGATTTCAATTGCTTCATTCTGTTGCCGGAGGAACAGGGTCAGGGTTGGGATCTAGTTTATTAGAGGCTTTAACAGATCgatattcaaaaagttTTATTACAACATATTCAGTATTCCCCAGTAAGCAATCTGAAGTTGTGGTGGGACCTTACAATACTGTGCTAACTCTAAGGAGATTATGCGAAGACGCCGATGCATCAATTATATTTGACAATAATGCATTACTAAATTTAACAGCAAGAACATTCCGTGATCCTAATACAAGCTATGAGCACACTAATCAACTAATATCGTCAGCACTTTCCTCGATAACCAATTCGTTAAGGTTTCCGAGTTATATGTACAATTCAATGGCTAGTATCTTTTCCACACTGATTCCAACACCGGAATTACACTTTCTAACACCCAATTTCACACCATTTACTCCTGATTATATCATTGGCGGTCaaagatataaaaaaaatacgGCATATGATGTACTGTTGGATCTGTTAGATCCTTTCAATTCCTTGGTTACTCAAAGATCTGACATGGTTACACATTTTAACGTATTTAGTACAGTGATAGGTGAAGTAGATCAGAACCATATCTTGAGAGCTCTTCCGAAAATGCAACAACGGCTAAATATGCCATCTTGGTCAACATCGGCTCTCAACGTAAACATAGGAAGAAGATCACCTTATTTACCTCCGTTGGAGTCGCGAGAAAATAGCGTAAGTGGTTTGATGCTATCTAACACGTCAGCAATTACTTCAGTCTTTGAACGTTCTGCATCAGCATTTGACAAACTGTTTTACAAAGGTGCTTTCTTGAACCAGTTTGAGTCAGGACAGTTATTTCAAAATGGCCTTGATGAGTTCGTAGAATCCAGAGAGGTTATTACCAGAATGATGGAAGAATATTCTAACGCTGAACAAGATACATACTTAGATGATATTCTAAATGAGGATGATATCATGATAGGCGGTTTTGATAATGAAGGCGATAGCTAG
- the CRR1 gene encoding putative glycosylase (CAGL0J08910g~Has domain(s) with predicted hydrolase activity, hydrolyzing O-glycosyl compounds activity and role in carbohydrate metabolic process) — MAKQLKLLIIIRFLLSINFSRGIDLHKPETPVRCSIRDGSCPAEWPCCSPYGVCGSGPTCIGGCNPQYSFREDSCVPSPVLIPYNAIEFSTEGTKLIRIASGNLQKGDAFLKKGARMKEREMELKRNKMIHFSDFLITEDATEANKMLMDYDFIYSGMTQMDPTTSEIQLTMPKRSTGSLVASVRSFLYGKVSVTMKTARSGGVITALVLMSAVGDELDFEFVGSELNQVQTNHYYQGELDFTKMKKHEIKDNTWLNYHNFEIFWTEDKVDWVIDGVVVRTLYKKDTWDPNAKVYKFPDSPMRLEIAIWPGGSEKNEIGTIMWAGGLVDWDNPPDMLEKGYFSANVKVIRIEPSANRHLPRIYHCLTRKSHKDINDLTSRDLSMATFYYNSSRDNRYNENSLEWDCFNDIYLSNSSSSGTDLYYGNKGKQTNSLEKSPNSEYSNENDSEEINVEEWYRRSMMFRPKRQKSSAAHKTKSSTLPLIIFLIISLFIK; from the coding sequence ATGgcaaaacaattgaaactattgataataattaGATTTCTACTTTCGATTAATTTCTCGAGAGGAATAGACTTACATAAACCTGAAACTCCTGTTAGATGTTCCATTCGGGATGGTAGCTGTCCTGCTGAGTGGCCATGTTGTTCGCCTTATGGAGTCTGTGGCAGTGGTCCAACATGTATTGGAGGGTGTAATCCACAGTATTCTTTCAGAGAGGATAGCTGTGTTCCGAGTCCTGTACTGATCCCATATAACGCTATAGAGTTTTCAACTGAAGGGACTAAATTGATTCGAATAGCTTCAGGTAATTTACAGAAAGGAGATGCCTTCTTGAAAAAGGGTGCTAGAATGAAGGAAAGAGAAATGGAACTAAAgagaaataaaatgattCATTTCTCAGACTTTTTGATTACTGAGGATGCAACAGAAGCAAATAAAATGTTGATGGACTATGACTTCATATACAGTGGAATGACGCAGATGGATCCGACTACATCGGAGATTCAGCTTACAATGCCAAAGAGGAGTACAGGCAGTCTAGTAGCATCAGTGAGGTCATTCTTATATGGAAAAGTATCTGTTACAATGAAAACAGCACGATCTGGTGGTGTAATTACTGCCCTTGTATTGATGTCTGCGGTGGGCGATGAGTTGGATTTCGAGTTTGTAGGAAGCGAACTGAACCAAGTTCAAACAAATCACTACTATCAAGGTGAATTGGATTTTACAAAGATGAAAAAGCATGAAATTAAGGATAATACCTGGCTTAACTATCATAACTTTGAGATATTTTGGACTGAGGATAAAGTGGATTGGGTAATTGATGGTGTAGTAGTAAGAACTTTATACAAAAAAGATACTTGGGATCCGAATGCGAAAGTATACAAATTTCCGGATTCGCCTATGAGGTTGGAAATAGCAATTTGGCCTGGTGGTTCagaaaagaatgaaatTGGAACAATAATGTGGGCTGGAGGTCTGGTCGATTGGGATAATCCACCTGACATGTTAGAAAAAGGTTATTTTTCTGCTAATGTCAAAGTAATCAGAATTGAACCCTCTGCGAATAGACACTTACCTAGGATATATCATTGTTTGACTAGGAAGTCTCACAAGGACATAAACGATTTGACTTCAAGAGACCTGTCAATGGCAACATTTTACTATAACTCCTCGAGGGACAATAGATATAATGAGAACTCACTAGAATGGGATTGTTTCAACGACATTTATTTAAGTAACAGTAGTTCTTCTGGAACAGACCTATATTATGGTAATAAAGGAAAGCAAACGAACTCTCTTGAGAAAAGCCCCAATTCAGAATATTCTAATGAAAATGACAGCGAAGAAATAAACGTTGAGGAATGGTACAGGAGAAGTATGATGTTTAGACCAAAGAGACAAAAATCTTCTGCAGCTCACAAAACTAAAAGCTCGACATTACCATTAATTATCTTCCTAAttatatcattatttatcaAGTAA